One Thauera sp. K11 DNA window includes the following coding sequences:
- the aroQ gene encoding type II 3-dehydroquinate dehydratase, protein MSKVLVINGPNLNLLGTREPHIYGSTTLADVEDGLRAQARELGLELECFQSNHEGAIVDRIHQARLEGVKFVLINPGAYTHTSVAIRDAFGGVAIPFVEVHISNVHKREAFRHHSYLSDVAEAVMAGFGTMGYSLALQFIAAKLR, encoded by the coding sequence ATGAGCAAAGTCCTCGTCATCAACGGCCCCAACCTCAATCTGCTCGGCACGCGCGAGCCGCACATCTACGGCTCGACCACGCTGGCCGACGTCGAAGACGGCCTGCGCGCGCAGGCGCGGGAGCTGGGGCTGGAGCTGGAGTGCTTCCAGAGCAACCACGAAGGGGCGATCGTCGATCGCATCCACCAGGCCCGGCTCGAGGGCGTGAAGTTCGTGCTCATCAACCCGGGTGCCTACACCCATACCAGCGTGGCGATCCGCGACGCCTTCGGCGGCGTGGCGATCCCCTTCGTCGAGGTGCACATCTCCAACGTGCATAAGCGCGAAGCCTTTCGCCACCACTCCTACCTGTCGGACGTCGCCGAGGCGGTGATGGCCGGCTTCGGCACGATGGGCTACAGCCTCGCGCTGCAGTTCATCGCCGCGAAACTGCGCTGA